A region of Necator americanus strain Aroian chromosome I, whole genome shotgun sequence DNA encodes the following proteins:
- a CDS encoding hypothetical protein (NECATOR_CHRI.G558.T1): protein MWKFAVPWFAFLISTVIIVIQRTTITNLQRQLVTSVRTKRSVDAQNGVFLPVYAQISRKAMHRMCLQKRYNMKELEGVEKTTPMTSPRKPKAQRFRVRSERKRCSSEVNMSDPSLVGIRPNTMGAALRDKHAYYVTEFDLGYSMLVFPSVRSLNNSEPKSIATLPYPFHGTDNTVFNDTAYYNYGDMLIAYNLKNGETKELRLNISTSMLYNNSNSRMDVQADEHGIWVLYRRKGEDYMTASRVQPISLKVLSSWPLPAVLPSRLCNAIIRCGLLYTVECGVDSVTMSAIYDFYAHMYVNGKQTRWKGLNTLSSVQYDPNSKSITIFDNGNIYTVSAS, encoded by the exons ATGTGGAAGTTTGCTGTGCCATGGTTCGCTTTTCTCATCAGCACCGTAATAATCGTTATTCAACGGACAACTATCACAAATTTGCAG AGACAACTCGTCACCTCCGTGCGAACAAAACGCTCAGTCGATGCGCAGAATGGCGTATTTCTGCCGGTTTACGCACAAATCTCG CGAAAAGCAATGCATCGAATGTGTCTACAGAAGCGATATAATATGAAGGAATTGGAGGGTGTAGAGAAAACGACACCGATGACGTCACCACGAAAACCGAAAGCTCAACGTTTTCGCGTACGCTCGGAACGGAAAC GCTGCTCCAGTGAAGTGAATATGTCCGATCCTTCACTTGTTGGCATCCGGCCAAATACTATGGGCGCAGCGTTGCGAGACAAACACGCCTACTATGTCACTGAATTTGATCTGGGCTATAGTATGTTAGTG ttccctTCAGTACGTTCACTCAACAATTCTGAACCAAAATCAATAGCAACTCTGCCGTATCCATTCCATGGCACAGACAATACGGTATTCAATGATACCGCCTACTACAATTATGGTGACATGCTTATCGCATACAATTTAAAGAATGGCGAAACGAAAGAGCTACGGCTAAACATCAGTACG AGTATGCTCTATAATAATTCGAATTCTCGTATGGATGTGCAGGCAGACGAGCACGGTATATGGGTGTTGTATCGACGGAAAGGCGAGGATTACATGACAGCCAGTCGTGTACAACCAATCAGTTTAAAG GTGTTGTCAAGTTGGCCTCTGCCCGCTGTTCTTCCATCTCGTCTGTGCAATGCGATTATACGTTGTGGATTACTGTACACTGTGGAATGTGGCGTCGATTCGGTGACAATGTCCGCAATCTATGATTTCTACGCTCATATGTACGTGAACGGAAAGCAGACCAGATGGAAAG gccTAAACACTCTATCGAGCGTTCAATACGATCCAAATTCGAAAAGTATCACCATTTTCGACAATGGGAATATTTATACCGTATCTGCGTCATAG
- a CDS encoding hypothetical protein (NECATOR_CHRI.G559.T1) has product MFLVLLSVTLVVSYGDVNNTEPYIILRNKDKCRMEAEFRKIMDKQHNLLRQQVAFGHTYLGKNFTSQEMCGLVYDCGIEEKARKELYYPGSISDRYDVMYFERPKTSSIYIEVVNAIQDLVHDEEKLQQITNPKATAYGCWGHIFRFPRPNGPLQVEFVCLYDNGEPKKQQPTGKPCSSVGGVGCTFYPNSTCLWGLCYVLNNDEKNKIKQFNTSIFAYEKFP; this is encoded by the exons ATGTTTCTCGTGCTTCTCTCG GTCACTCTCGTCGTAAGCTACGGTGATGTGAATAACACCGAGCCATACATAATCCTTA GAAATAAAGACAAATGCAGGATGGAAgcagaattcagaaaaatcatGGATAAACAACATAATCTTCTTCGTCAGCAAGTTGCTTTCGGACATACGTACTTGGGGAAGAACTTCACGAGTCAAGAAATGTGTGGGCTG GTTTATGATTGTGGTATAGAGGAAAAAGCTCGCAAGGAACTCTATTATCCAGGGTCCATCAGCGATAGATACGATGTGATGTATTTTGAAAG ACCCAAAACATCCAGCATCTATATCGAAGTGGTGAACGCGATTCAAGATCTAGTACACGATGAGGAGAAACTACAACAG ATAACCAACCCGAAAGCAACAGCATATGGATGTTGGGGACATATTTTCCGTTTTCCTCGTCCGAATGGCCCTCTTCAAGTTGAATTTGTCTGTTTGTATGACAATGG GGAACCTAAAAAACAGCAGCCAACAGGAAAACCGTGTTCCTCGGTTGGCGGCGTCGGCTGTACATTCTACCCGAATTCGACTTGTTTGTGGGGACTGTGCTACGTTTTAAATAATgacgaaaagaacaaaatcaagCAATTCAACACTTCTATCTTTGcatatgaaaaatttccttaa